In the genome of Trichomycterus rosablanca isolate fTriRos1 chromosome 24, fTriRos1.hap1, whole genome shotgun sequence, one region contains:
- the LOC134301594 gene encoding probable nuclear hormone receptor HR38 — translation MPCVETQYGGYESNCFNPDFLSSGLSNKLSVDLSVQREQLSPSSLPSINTLVGSQSSGELDIFSCQFTASVSAAMNTNTPSDIHSFLLEGSSPHQSPVKLDDIQVYGCYPGPFALSCLDETMSSCGSDYYQSPLSGAPSPSTPGFHSHAASAWESAFSPFSSWPSDINGLHPQPSFFTFNTPLEQQSPLRDHQLQLGEDDAFVQASQLHNASPLHFQALDLDHGCLGSPVLKEERVESLSSYKPKSPHEGHCAVCGDNASCQHYGVRTCEGCKGFFKRTVQKNAKYVCLANKECPVDKRRRNRCQFCRFQKCLAVGMVKEVVRTDSLKGRRGRLPSKPKNLPDSTTPVNLTASLVRAHIDSNPALGSLDYSKYQKDVKSRPEKVNANDIKQFYDLLTGTMEVLQKWAEALPGFCSFCREDQELLLESAFVELFILRLAFRSNPEEDKLIFCNGVVLHRMQCVPGFGDWIDSIMDFSQSLHRMSLDVTLFSCLAALVIITDRHGLKEPKRVEELQNRLISSLRNHITSSSADHSRSHPSLSRLLSKLPELRTLCTQGLQRIFYLKLEDLVPPPPIVEKIFMDTLPF, via the exons ATGCCTTGTGTTGAGACACAGTATGGAGGTTACGAAAGCAACTGTTTCAACCCTGATTTCTTGAGCTCAGGACTCTCCAACAAGCTAAGCGTGGACTTAAGTGTCCAGAGAGAGCAGCTGTCTCCATCGTCACTGCCCAGCATCAATACTCTGGTGGGGAGCCAGTCATCGGGCGAGCTGGACATCTTCTCCTGCCAGTTTACTGCCTCTGTATCAGCTGCTATGAACACCAACACTCCCAGTGACATTCACAGTTTCCTACTGGAAGGTTCAAGCCCACATCAGTCTCCTGTAAAGCTGGATGATATCCAGGTGTACGGCTGCTACCCAGGTCCTTTCGCACTCAGTTGCCTGGATGAAACGATGTCCTCCTGTGGCTCCGACTATTATCAAAGCCCTCTTTCAGGAGCGCCCTCTCCGTCTACCCCGGGGTTCCACAGCCACGCAGCTTCAGCCTGGGAAAGTGCCTTCAGTCCTTTTTCTTCCTGGCCATCAGACATCAACGGACTACATCCTCAGCCGTCATTTTTTACTTTCAACACTCCACTTGAGCAGCAGTCGCCACTTAGGGATCACCAGCTACAACTTGGCGAGGACGATGCTTTCGTTCAGGCATCGCAACTTCACAACGCATCTCCATTGCATTTCCAGGCTCTGGACCTGGATCACGGGTGCTTGGGCAGTCCAGTTTTGAAAGAGGAGAGGGTCGAGTCTCTGTCATCTTATAAACCAAAGAGTCCTCACGAAGGCCACTGTGCAGTTTGTGGGGACAACGCATCTTGTCAGCACTATGGGGTTCGAACCTGCGAAGGGTGCAAAGGGTTTTTCAAG AGGACTGTCCAGAAAAACGCTAAATATGTCTGCCTCGCCAATAAGGAATGCCCGGTTGACAAGCGACGGCGCAACCGGTGCCAGTTCTGCCGTTTTCAGAAGTGCCTTGCAGTAGGAATGGTCAAGGAAG TGGTACGAACGGACAGTCTAAAAGGCCGAAGAGGGCGTCTTCCATCCAAGCCTAAGAATCTTCCAGACAGTACAACACCTGTAAATCTTACTGCCTCTCTCGTCAGGGCTCATATTGATTCCAATCCTGCGCTGGGAAGCCTTGACTACTCCAAG TATCAGAAAGATGTGAAAAGCAGGCCTGAAAAAGTCAACGCCAACGACATCAAACAGTTTTATGATCTTCTTACTGGGACCATGGAGGTTTTACAGAAATGGGCTGAGGCTCTTCCTGGGTTCTGCAGTTTCTGCCGCGAGGACCAGGAGCTTCTGCTAGAGTCAGCATTTGTTGAACTCTTCATACTAAGATTAGCTTTCAG ATCAAACCCCGAAGAAGACAAACTGATCTTCTGTAATGGTGTGGTGCTGCATCGCATGCAGTGCGTGCCAGGGTTTGGTGATTGGATCGATTCTATCATGGACTTCTCCCAGAGTCTCCATCGCATGAGCTTGGATGTAACATTGTTCTCCTGCTTGGCAGCACTAGTCATCATCACAG ACCGGCATGGTCTAAAAGAACCGAAGCGTGTGGAAGAGCTTCAAAACCGCTTGATCTCCAGTCTAAGGAATCACATCACCAGCAGCAGTGCAGACCACAGCAGATCTCATCCCAGTCTCTCTCGTTTACTAAGCAAGCTGCCAGAACTCAGGACTTTGTGCACTCAGGGACTCCAGCGCATCTTCTACCTGAAGCTGGAAGACCTGGTGCCTCCACCACCCATCGTAGAAAAGATTTTTATGGATACACTTCCATTCTAA